A window of the Mucilaginibacter sp. cycad4 genome harbors these coding sequences:
- a CDS encoding fumarylacetoacetate hydrolase family protein, which yields MKLYKLAKGSLLQHRGSSYIIDDDWDKLINRDGLAAYLESITADTTALSAEVENEYLNGKILPPVGNQEVWAAGVTYLRSRDARMEESETGASLYDKVYDAPRPELFFKALAHRVSGHNGEVYIRKDSEWDVPEPELTLFVNSDGNIQGYTIGNDMSSRSIEGENALYLPQAKVYEKSAALGPCLYVTSSPIPGETVISMNIKRDGELVFEDETTVSRIKRSFAELTGYLYSECDFPNGCFLMTGTCLVPPPSFTLQASDVVEISIDHIGTMVNVIGFNPKHK from the coding sequence ATGAAACTATATAAACTTGCCAAAGGCAGCCTATTACAACATCGCGGTTCATCATATATTATTGATGATGACTGGGACAAACTGATTAACAGGGATGGTTTAGCCGCCTACCTTGAATCGATCACTGCCGATACCACGGCTTTAAGTGCCGAGGTAGAGAATGAATATCTAAACGGCAAGATATTACCGCCCGTAGGCAACCAGGAAGTATGGGCTGCCGGCGTAACTTATTTACGCAGCCGTGATGCCCGCATGGAAGAATCGGAAACAGGCGCGAGCCTGTATGATAAGGTTTATGACGCACCGCGCCCGGAGCTTTTTTTCAAAGCGCTTGCTCATCGGGTATCCGGGCATAACGGTGAGGTTTACATCCGTAAAGACTCGGAGTGGGACGTGCCAGAGCCTGAGCTTACGCTATTTGTGAATAGCGATGGTAATATCCAGGGATATACCATTGGCAATGATATGAGCTCACGGAGTATCGAGGGCGAAAATGCACTTTATCTGCCGCAGGCCAAGGTGTATGAAAAAAGCGCAGCCCTTGGGCCTTGTCTTTACGTTACATCATCGCCCATCCCCGGCGAAACGGTGATTAGTATGAACATTAAACGCGATGGAGAGTTGGTTTTTGAAGACGAAACAACTGTATCGCGCATTAAACGATCCTTTGCCGAGCTCACCGGCTATTTATATAGTGAATGTGATTTCCCTAACGGATGCTTTTTAATGACGGGCACTTGCCTGGTACCGCCGCCAAGCTTTACTTTGCAAGCCAGTGATGTGGTGGAAATCAGCATAGATCATATTGGTACGATGGTGAATGTGATTGGTTTTAACCCTAAGCATAAATAA
- the fucP gene encoding L-fucose:H+ symporter permease, with protein sequence MSKKNNTLFAVILVTCLFFIWGFALNLNSILIPHLKKACQLSDLQSSFVDLASYIAYFVLPIPAALVMKKYGYKGGILLGLMLFATGAFLIYPASAVRSYPFFLVAWFIVFSGAAFLETAANPYITVLGDPEGADRRINFSQSFNGLAATLAPLIGGKYILSGKVLTDAESSKMSPEQLNEYLNHEASSVQIPFVVIGAVVLVVAFLIYRTHFPPIVEETSEEAVNDNRSLGVRISELLHVKSLRAGIFAEFLYVGAQAGISSFFIRYSEKVAGFAEKPASFYLTIASAGFMAGRFIGTLLMRYFNPVKLLITYAIINIFLIGMAVTLKGEVAVYALMCTWFFMSIMFPTIFSLSIRGLGAKTKLGSSLVIMGIVGGAIFPVIMGRVSDATHNIQMAYIVPGFCFLGILIFAINNHKVKKLVMAGSH encoded by the coding sequence ATGTCAAAAAAAAATAATACCCTGTTCGCCGTAATACTTGTTACCTGTTTGTTTTTTATATGGGGATTCGCATTAAATCTTAATTCTATTCTTATACCACACCTAAAAAAGGCTTGTCAGCTTAGTGACCTTCAGTCATCATTTGTTGATTTGGCATCCTATATAGCTTACTTTGTGCTGCCTATTCCGGCCGCGCTTGTTATGAAAAAGTACGGTTATAAAGGCGGTATATTATTGGGGCTTATGCTTTTCGCTACAGGGGCCTTCCTTATTTATCCTGCATCGGCTGTACGGAGCTATCCTTTCTTTCTCGTGGCATGGTTTATCGTATTTTCGGGCGCAGCTTTCTTGGAAACAGCTGCCAACCCTTATATCACCGTTTTAGGTGATCCGGAGGGAGCTGATCGCCGTATCAATTTCTCTCAATCGTTTAATGGCCTCGCTGCTACACTCGCGCCGTTAATTGGTGGAAAATATATCCTCTCCGGAAAAGTGTTAACAGATGCGGAATCAAGCAAAATGTCGCCCGAGCAGCTGAATGAATATCTTAATCATGAAGCATCATCTGTACAAATTCCTTTTGTGGTAATTGGCGCAGTGGTGCTTGTAGTTGCATTCTTAATTTATCGCACGCACTTCCCGCCAATTGTTGAAGAAACCAGTGAGGAGGCAGTTAACGACAACCGTTCGCTTGGTGTAAGGATAAGCGAGCTGTTGCACGTGAAAAGTTTAAGGGCCGGTATCTTTGCTGAGTTTTTATATGTAGGGGCACAGGCTGGCATAAGCAGTTTCTTTATCCGCTATTCAGAAAAAGTAGCCGGATTTGCTGAAAAACCAGCTTCTTTTTATCTCACTATCGCTTCTGCGGGTTTCATGGCAGGCAGGTTTATTGGTACATTGCTCATGCGTTATTTCAACCCGGTTAAACTGCTTATTACTTATGCAATTATCAATATTTTCCTGATCGGTATGGCCGTAACGCTAAAAGGCGAAGTAGCTGTTTACGCGTTAATGTGTACCTGGTTCTTTATGTCGATCATGTTCCCAACTATTTTCTCGTTAAGTATCCGTGGCCTGGGCGCTAAAACCAAACTTGGTTCATCACTGGTGATCATGGGTATTGTGGGTGGTGCTATATTCCCGGTGATCATGGGCAGGGTATCTGATGCTACACATAACATCCAGATGGCTTATATAGTGCCGGGCTTTTGTTTCCTGGGCATTTTAATATTCGCTATCAATAATCACAAAGTTAAGAAGCTGGTAATGGCCGGCAGTCATTAA
- a CDS encoding SDR family oxidoreductase: MNLQLTDKVIIVTGGAKGIGEGIVKVLAAEGAIPVIIGRGEADNMKAVQAVEAAGHKAYQVVAELTDPKASENAVNEVVAKFGRIDGLVNNAGVNDGVGLESGDYEGFMASLHKNVVHYYLMAHHALPELKKSKGAILNITSKTADTGQGNTSGYAASNGGRNALTREWAVELLKYGIRVNALVVAECWTPLYANWIKTLPDPEAKLKEIEAKIPLGNRMTTSEEIANTVVFLLSPVSSHTTGQLIYVDGGYVHLDRALANA, translated from the coding sequence ATGAATTTACAACTTACAGATAAGGTAATTATTGTTACCGGAGGGGCCAAGGGCATAGGCGAAGGCATAGTGAAAGTGTTAGCTGCCGAAGGTGCGATTCCGGTTATTATAGGCAGGGGTGAAGCAGATAATATGAAAGCGGTTCAGGCTGTTGAAGCAGCAGGCCATAAGGCGTACCAGGTAGTGGCCGAACTTACCGATCCTAAAGCAAGCGAAAACGCGGTTAACGAAGTAGTAGCCAAATTTGGCCGTATTGACGGGTTGGTGAACAACGCCGGTGTAAACGATGGCGTTGGCCTGGAAAGCGGTGATTACGAAGGGTTCATGGCCTCTTTGCATAAAAATGTGGTGCATTACTACCTGATGGCACACCATGCCCTGCCCGAACTTAAAAAATCAAAAGGCGCTATCCTTAACATTACTTCAAAAACTGCCGATACAGGCCAGGGAAATACTTCGGGCTATGCAGCATCAAACGGTGGCCGTAACGCACTTACCCGCGAGTGGGCTGTTGAGCTTTTGAAATATGGCATCCGTGTAAACGCGCTGGTTGTGGCCGAGTGCTGGACACCGCTTTACGCCAACTGGATCAAAACCCTGCCCGATCCGGAAGCCAAGCTGAAAGAGATCGAAGCGAAAATTCCGCTGGGTAACAGGATGACCACATCCGAAGAGATTGCCAATACCGTAGTGTTTTTATTGTCGCCGGTATCAAGCCATACCACCGGTCAGTTAATTTATGTTGATGGCGGCTATGTGCATTTGGACAGGGCGCTGGCTAATGCGTAA
- a CDS encoding GLPGLI family protein, translating into MKKILSITTILLFSANLLLAQGNKHFAFNGTIEYNKTSNVWAMLQKAINKDNEMWYQPRYEQYKKTKPQFKVLKSTLKFGNNQTLFTPVEPETPAAGYWSEPMMTAQNSTVFSDFNTGMSTSQKSVFEETFLVKDTTRHIKWKLTGETREIAGYPCRRANGLILDSIYVVAFYTEEIPVSGGPESFNGLPGMILGVALPHENVTWFATKVTEQPIDEKSLTAPKKGKAATNKSFMTVLQNAMKDWGTEGKEYLKGFSL; encoded by the coding sequence ATGAAAAAGATTTTAAGCATAACAACCATACTGCTATTCAGCGCAAACCTTTTATTAGCGCAGGGCAACAAACACTTTGCATTTAACGGTACCATTGAGTATAACAAAACATCAAATGTATGGGCCATGTTGCAAAAAGCCATTAATAAAGATAACGAAATGTGGTACCAGCCCAGGTATGAACAATATAAGAAAACCAAACCCCAGTTTAAGGTGTTAAAAAGCACCCTGAAGTTTGGCAATAACCAAACGCTGTTTACACCTGTTGAACCGGAAACACCAGCAGCCGGTTACTGGAGTGAGCCAATGATGACAGCTCAAAACAGCACTGTATTTTCTGACTTTAATACAGGAATGAGTACCAGCCAAAAAAGTGTATTTGAAGAAACCTTTTTAGTGAAAGACACCACCCGTCATATCAAATGGAAACTTACCGGCGAAACCCGCGAAATTGCCGGCTATCCATGTCGCCGGGCAAACGGCCTGATTCTTGATTCGATTTATGTAGTAGCATTTTATACTGAAGAAATCCCTGTTTCGGGCGGTCCCGAATCATTTAATGGCTTGCCGGGTATGATATTAGGCGTAGCCCTGCCACACGAAAACGTAACCTGGTTTGCCACTAAAGTTACCGAACAGCCGATCGACGAAAAATCATTAACAGCACCTAAAAAAGGCAAAGCAGCCACGAACAAAAGCTTCATGACCGTATTGCAAAATGCCATGAAAGATTGGGGTACGGAGGGAAAAGAATATTTGAAGGGATTTTCGTTGTAG
- a CDS encoding DUF6786 family protein, whose translation MQLLKKSSLVLLLAGLASCTMHNPQLPMKGTFGSDLDFLKAKDSVIVLKDNSGLGQVIVSPKYQAKVFTSTADGLNGKSFGWIKYETFDQKQPDPHMNAFGGEDRLWLGPEGGQFSLFFKPGAKMEFANWHTPAAVDSESWDLISSSDKKVSMSKSTHLQNYAGTELSIKLERDVEIMEPNAIQQVLGIDADTSVKAVGFSTVNSIINAGDKVWDKTTGAPCLWNLDMFTPSPKVVIVVPYNEKTTGKVATTNYFGEIPKDRITYNNGILLFKADGKSRGKLGIPPNRAKNMAGSYDAENDVLTVTMFDVDSAASYLNQEWKTDTAPYSGDAVNAYNDGPLADGKQMGPFYEIESVSPAAFLKPGEKLTHKHSVFHFTGNKAALNKIALKTLGISLDEIAATFK comes from the coding sequence ATGCAGCTTTTAAAAAAGTCATCATTAGTTTTGCTGCTTGCCGGTTTGGCGTCATGTACTATGCACAACCCTCAACTACCGATGAAAGGAACTTTTGGATCTGATCTTGATTTTTTAAAAGCAAAGGATAGCGTTATCGTTTTAAAAGATAACAGCGGTTTGGGGCAGGTCATCGTCTCACCCAAATACCAGGCAAAAGTTTTTACCTCAACTGCCGACGGTTTAAATGGCAAAAGCTTTGGCTGGATCAAGTATGAAACATTCGACCAAAAGCAGCCCGACCCGCATATGAACGCTTTTGGAGGTGAAGACCGCCTGTGGCTTGGGCCGGAAGGCGGACAGTTTTCATTGTTTTTTAAGCCAGGCGCCAAAATGGAGTTTGCCAACTGGCACACGCCTGCCGCTGTTGATAGCGAAAGCTGGGACCTTATTTCGTCGTCGGACAAAAAGGTATCCATGAGCAAAAGCACACATCTGCAAAATTATGCCGGCACTGAATTATCAATAAAGCTGGAGCGCGATGTGGAGATCATGGAGCCAAATGCTATACAACAGGTACTTGGTATTGATGCCGACACATCTGTAAAGGCAGTAGGCTTTAGTACAGTAAATTCTATCATTAATGCAGGTGATAAGGTTTGGGATAAAACAACCGGTGCACCATGCCTTTGGAATTTAGATATGTTTACCCCTTCGCCAAAAGTGGTGATCGTAGTACCATACAATGAAAAAACTACCGGTAAAGTAGCTACAACCAATTATTTTGGCGAGATCCCGAAAGATAGGATCACTTATAATAACGGGATACTGCTATTCAAAGCTGATGGTAAAAGTCGTGGTAAACTGGGCATCCCGCCAAACCGGGCAAAAAATATGGCCGGTAGCTACGATGCCGAGAACGATGTATTGACGGTAACCATGTTCGACGTAGATAGCGCAGCCTCCTACTTAAACCAGGAATGGAAAACGGATACAGCACCTTACAGCGGCGATGCAGTAAATGCTTATAATGATGGACCGCTGGCCGATGGTAAGCAAATGGGGCCTTTTTATGAGATAGAAAGCGTATCGCCGGCCGCATTCCTGAAACCGGGCGAAAAACTTACGCATAAACACAGTGTATTCCATTTTACAGGCAACAAAGCCGCATTAAATAAAATAGCATTAAAAACGCTGGGGATTTCGTTAGATGAGATCGCGGCAACATTTAAATAA
- a CDS encoding pirin family protein has product MAQTVLHKANTRGHADHGWLHSYQSFSFAGYYNPQRMNFGALRVLNDDTVDPGMGFGKHPHDNMEIISIPLEGDLEHKDSMNNVAVIKNGDIQAMSAGTGIFHSEYNFDRTSEVKFLQIWIYPNKRNVEPRYDQISLNLEDRHNKLQQVLSPNPDDAGVWIHQDAWFHLGKFDKGVSTEYNIKKEGNGVYAFILNGEVNINGETLSSRDALGIWDTDKFTIEAGTDAEFLLIDVPMKF; this is encoded by the coding sequence ATGGCACAAACCGTTTTACATAAAGCTAACACCCGCGGACATGCAGACCACGGATGGCTGCACAGTTACCAATCATTTAGTTTTGCAGGTTACTATAATCCGCAACGGATGAACTTTGGCGCGTTGAGGGTGCTGAACGATGATACCGTCGACCCGGGGATGGGTTTCGGCAAACATCCGCACGATAATATGGAAATCATTTCCATTCCGCTGGAAGGCGACCTGGAGCACAAGGACAGCATGAACAATGTGGCCGTAATAAAAAACGGTGATATCCAGGCGATGAGTGCCGGCACCGGAATTTTTCATAGCGAATACAACTTTGACCGTACCAGCGAAGTTAAATTTTTACAGATCTGGATTTATCCCAATAAAAGGAACGTTGAACCGCGTTATGATCAGATCTCATTAAATCTTGAAGACAGGCACAATAAATTACAGCAGGTATTATCTCCAAATCCGGATGATGCCGGCGTATGGATCCACCAGGATGCGTGGTTCCATTTGGGTAAATTCGATAAAGGTGTAAGTACCGAATATAACATCAAGAAAGAAGGCAACGGAGTTTATGCGTTTATTTTAAACGGAGAAGTAAATATCAACGGCGAAACATTGAGCAGCCGGGATGCTTTAGGTATTTGGGACACCGACAAATTCACTATTGAAGCAGGTACTGATGCCGAATTTTTACTGATAGATGTGCCGATGAAATTTTAA
- a CDS encoding glycoside hydrolase family 172 protein, which produces MVKNYFLTICLCVIVTSFVNAQQKFNGLDVGLGNLYRTSDAKTRSISPENFTGEKGKGGMATTGTGANASRDLGQTWKVSPSVVIKKHTTFTVAEINGSGAIQHIWMTPTGNWRYSIIRFYWDDETTPSVEVPVGDFFCMGWGKYAPVTSLAVAVNPGSAFNCYWPMPFRKKCRITMENIDDADMVLYYQVDYTLTDVPEDAGYFHAQFRRVNPLPYKRDFVLVDSIKGKGQYVGTYIAYGSNKNGWWGEGEIKFFMDGDTKFPTINGTGTEDYFCGSYDFDTHHKDTDGKEKPGTEYTEFCSPYSGLPQVIRGDGHYNIAQRFGLYRWHIVDPIRFEKSLKVTIQALGWRHDGRYMPLQDDIASTVFWYQTGEHGPFPKFPSKDELEVN; this is translated from the coding sequence ATGGTGAAAAATTATTTTTTAACGATCTGCCTGTGTGTTATTGTCACTTCGTTTGTTAATGCGCAGCAGAAATTTAATGGTCTTGATGTTGGGCTCGGTAACCTTTACCGTACCTCTGATGCTAAAACACGGTCTATTAGTCCTGAGAATTTTACTGGTGAGAAGGGTAAGGGAGGGATGGCCACAACCGGCACGGGTGCCAACGCCTCGCGCGATCTGGGCCAGACCTGGAAAGTGAGCCCAAGCGTTGTCATCAAAAAGCATACAACTTTTACCGTTGCCGAAATTAATGGTTCGGGCGCTATTCAGCATATCTGGATGACGCCGACCGGCAACTGGCGCTATTCTATCATCCGCTTTTATTGGGACGATGAAACTACACCATCAGTTGAGGTGCCCGTGGGTGATTTCTTTTGCATGGGCTGGGGTAAATATGCGCCCGTCACTTCACTGGCTGTGGCGGTAAACCCTGGCAGTGCATTTAATTGTTACTGGCCTATGCCCTTCCGAAAAAAATGCCGCATCACTATGGAAAATATCGACGATGCGGATATGGTGCTATATTACCAGGTTGATTATACCCTGACCGATGTACCTGAAGATGCCGGATATTTTCACGCGCAGTTTCGCAGGGTAAATCCGTTGCCTTATAAAAGGGATTTTGTTTTGGTGGATAGCATTAAAGGCAAAGGGCAATATGTTGGTACTTACATAGCTTATGGCTCCAACAAAAATGGCTGGTGGGGCGAAGGTGAGATCAAGTTTTTTATGGATGGTGACACCAAATTCCCTACAATAAACGGAACCGGTACCGAGGATTATTTTTGCGGATCGTATGATTTTGATACCCATCATAAAGATACCGATGGAAAAGAGAAGCCCGGAACCGAATATACCGAATTTTGCAGCCCGTACAGCGGTTTGCCGCAGGTGATCCGCGGTGATGGGCATTATAACATTGCTCAACGCTTCGGCCTGTACCGTTGGCATATCGTTGATCCCATCCGCTTTGAAAAAAGTCTGAAGGTTACCATACAAGCATTGGGCTGGCGACATGATGGCCGGTATATGCCCTTGCAGGATGATATCGCTTCAACCGTATTCTGGTACCAAACGGGCGAACACGGCCCTTTCCCTAAATTTCCCTCAAAAGACGAACTGGAAGTAAACTAA
- a CDS encoding Crp/Fnr family transcriptional regulator, giving the protein MPLDLILNNLEKHIHLTREEQEIFKDFLQPKKVKRKQFLLTYGEVCKYSAFVTAGCLRGYTVDKSGIEHVLSFAPADWWIADMYSLISQKPGIQNIEALEDTDVLLLSKANQEKLYMQIPKFEHFFRILTENSLVASQQRLIDSLSLTAEERYNNFCKRYPTLIDHLPQKQIASYIGVTPEFFSRMKGEMVRKK; this is encoded by the coding sequence ATGCCGCTTGATCTGATACTTAATAATCTGGAAAAACATATCCATTTAACCCGTGAAGAACAGGAAATCTTTAAAGACTTTCTGCAACCAAAAAAAGTAAAGCGTAAGCAATTTTTGCTCACTTACGGCGAGGTATGCAAGTATTCGGCTTTCGTAACAGCCGGATGTTTACGGGGATATACGGTAGATAAAAGCGGTATCGAACACGTGTTGAGCTTTGCCCCTGCAGATTGGTGGATAGCCGATATGTACAGCCTGATTTCGCAAAAGCCGGGGATCCAGAATATCGAAGCGCTGGAAGATACAGATGTGCTGCTGCTTTCAAAAGCAAACCAGGAGAAGTTGTATATGCAGATTCCTAAGTTTGAGCACTTTTTCAGGATCCTGACCGAAAACTCATTGGTAGCCAGCCAGCAACGCCTGATTGACAGTCTGAGTCTTACCGCCGAGGAGCGTTATAATAACTTTTGTAAACGTTATCCTACCCTCATCGATCATCTGCCTCAAAAACAAATAGCCTCATACATAGGCGTAACCCCCGAATTTTTCAGCCGGATGAAGGGTGAGATGGTGAGGAAAAAGTAA
- a CDS encoding outer membrane beta-barrel family protein yields the protein MKITIIGLLLFFVGAANLSAQTNYSIKGTLADTVANSKLANASISVISAKDSILQKFTRVKDDGTFTINNLSKGKFIVLATYPGYADFVERFTLDSAHTTHNFGRISMLLKERLLQEVIVKGKAAAIKIKGDTTEFNPAAYNIQPNSKVEDLLKQLPGIEVDKDGKITAQGQTVKKVLVDGEEFFGDDPTLVTKNLRADMVDKVQLYDKKSDQAAFTGIDDGVKDKTINIKLKEDKKNGYFGKLDGGIGTDGYYQGQALFNRFKGKQKFSLYGTLGNTGKTGLGWEDNNKYGGGGNMEFGDDGGIYIFGGGDDLDSFDGRYNGKGKPVARTGGAHYDTKWNSDKESLNTNYKIGSLTVDGTSNTQQQNNFPGNISNSNSDQRNHNYMFRQKLDVNYQVKLDSMQNLKITADGTLKNSNTRNNFATQTRRLDGSLINSNDRENTADVDGKVFNANAFYTKKFKKKSRTLSINFKTAYNESDSKGFLKSNTRFYDSVGTYVSKDTIDQYKINKTKSTNINTNITYTEPLAKDFTLAISYALSVNNATTDRRTFNKDAGRGPYTMLDSVYSSDYKLNQLSNQGGMVFNVQKQKYSFNFGTKVAGVRFKQVDEFGQIADLVRNFTNWYPQASFQYKFTKQSSLRLSYNGNTTQPNIDQIQPVHVNTDPLNIQVGNAALKPSFTNRYNISYNSYKVISNQYIWISGSYSTTSNPIVSNVMRDTTTGISTYQSSNLKNKSTSNFWINGYFDRKIPGLDINAGLGFNGNGNTYYNLSNNVLNETKSYSYSGNIRLSKYKEKKYDAWVSAGPTYTINSSSLNTVLNNNGRGFNANGGFNIYLPGKFQIGSDGNYTYNAPTKSFPQDFRRFLLNASISRTFMKDALKATVSGNDLLNQNTGYNRTGSANVLTQERYTTIRRYFMFSLTWDFNKVGGGAPKK from the coding sequence ATGAAAATCACAATTATTGGACTACTGCTATTTTTCGTGGGTGCAGCAAACTTATCAGCCCAAACCAATTACAGCATTAAAGGAACGTTAGCCGATACCGTTGCCAATTCAAAATTAGCTAACGCCAGCATCAGCGTTATTAGCGCTAAAGATTCCATCCTGCAAAAATTCACCCGTGTTAAGGATGATGGCACCTTCACCATTAACAATTTAAGCAAGGGTAAGTTTATTGTACTGGCCACCTACCCCGGTTATGCCGATTTTGTAGAGCGCTTTACTTTAGATTCGGCCCACACTACGCATAATTTTGGACGGATCAGCATGTTACTCAAGGAGCGGCTTTTACAGGAAGTTATTGTAAAGGGTAAAGCAGCTGCCATCAAAATTAAAGGGGACACTACCGAATTTAACCCGGCAGCATATAATATCCAGCCCAACTCAAAAGTTGAAGACTTGCTGAAACAATTGCCCGGTATTGAGGTAGATAAAGACGGCAAGATCACCGCACAAGGCCAAACAGTAAAGAAAGTACTGGTTGACGGTGAAGAGTTTTTTGGCGATGACCCTACGCTGGTTACCAAAAACCTGCGCGCCGATATGGTGGATAAAGTACAGCTTTACGACAAAAAGAGCGATCAGGCAGCCTTTACTGGCATTGATGATGGCGTAAAAGACAAAACCATCAACATTAAACTTAAGGAAGATAAAAAGAACGGCTACTTTGGAAAACTTGACGGCGGTATAGGTACCGATGGCTATTACCAGGGCCAGGCCTTGTTTAACCGCTTTAAAGGCAAACAGAAATTTTCACTTTACGGCACCCTCGGCAACACCGGCAAAACAGGTTTAGGCTGGGAGGATAATAACAAGTACGGCGGCGGCGGCAATATGGAGTTTGGCGACGACGGTGGCATTTATATTTTCGGGGGCGGTGACGATTTGGATAGTTTTGACGGCAGGTACAACGGAAAAGGGAAACCCGTAGCGCGTACCGGCGGCGCGCATTATGATACCAAATGGAACAGCGATAAGGAATCGTTAAACACTAATTATAAAATAGGTTCGCTAACTGTTGATGGTACGAGCAATACCCAGCAGCAAAATAACTTTCCGGGTAATATATCAAACAGCAACAGCGATCAGCGTAACCATAATTATATGTTCCGCCAAAAGCTGGATGTAAACTATCAGGTGAAGCTCGACTCGATGCAAAACCTGAAGATCACTGCCGACGGAACTTTAAAAAACAGCAATACCAGGAATAATTTCGCTACTCAAACCCGCCGCCTTGATGGAAGCCTCATCAACAGTAATGATCGTGAAAACACTGCCGATGTTGATGGCAAGGTATTTAACGCCAATGCATTTTACACCAAAAAATTCAAGAAAAAAAGCCGTACACTTTCGATAAACTTCAAAACTGCATATAACGAAAGCGACTCCAAAGGTTTCTTAAAATCTAATACACGGTTCTACGATTCGGTTGGTACCTATGTAAGCAAAGACACTATCGATCAGTACAAGATAAATAAAACCAAAAGCACTAATATCAATACCAACATAACTTATACCGAGCCATTGGCTAAGGATTTTACCCTTGCCATTAGCTATGCCTTATCGGTAAACAACGCTACTACCGACAGGCGCACGTTCAACAAAGATGCAGGCAGAGGACCTTATACCATGCTCGATAGCGTTTACAGCAGCGATTATAAGCTAAACCAGTTGTCAAACCAGGGAGGTATGGTATTTAATGTACAAAAACAAAAATATTCATTCAATTTTGGCACCAAGGTAGCCGGCGTAAGGTTTAAGCAGGTTGATGAATTTGGGCAGATTGCCGATCTGGTACGTAATTTTACCAATTGGTATCCGCAAGCATCCTTCCAGTACAAATTCACCAAACAATCAAGCTTAAGATTGAGCTACAACGGGAATACCACACAGCCCAATATCGATCAGATCCAGCCGGTACATGTAAATACCGACCCACTGAATATACAGGTAGGTAACGCAGCGCTTAAACCATCGTTTACCAACAGGTATAATATCAGCTATAACTCATACAAGGTGATCAGCAACCAGTATATCTGGATCAGCGGATCATACTCAACTACCAGTAACCCTATCGTGAGTAACGTAATGCGCGATACTACTACGGGTATCAGTACTTATCAATCGTCAAACCTTAAAAACAAATCAACCAGCAATTTCTGGATTAATGGTTATTTTGATAGAAAGATCCCCGGCCTGGATATTAACGCAGGGCTTGGATTTAATGGCAATGGCAATACATACTATAACCTGTCAAATAACGTACTTAACGAAACTAAATCATACAGCTACTCGGGCAACATCAGGTTATCTAAATATAAAGAGAAGAAATATGATGCCTGGGTTTCGGCGGGGCCTACTTATACCATTAACTCTTCATCACTTAATACTGTGCTGAACAATAACGGTCGTGGGTTTAATGCTAACGGAGGGTTCAATATTTACCTCCCCGGCAAATTCCAGATCGGCTCGGATGGTAACTATACCTATAACGCCCCGACAAAATCATTCCCGCAGGATTTCAGAAGGTTCCTGCTGAATGCCAGCATATCAAGAACATTCATGAAAGACGCCTTGAAAGCTACTGTATCAGGCAATGACCTGCTAAATCAAAATACTGGCTATAACCGGACAGGATCGGCCAATGTGCTTACCCAGGAGCGTTATACCACCATCAGGAGATATTTTATGTTCTCCCTTACCTGGGATTTTAACAAAGTTGGAGGTGGTGCACCTAAAAAATAA